From the Euphorbia lathyris chromosome 6, ddEupLath1.1, whole genome shotgun sequence genome, one window contains:
- the LOC136233332 gene encoding SUPPRESSOR OF GAMMA RESPONSE 1-like, whose translation MARSWLIDGRTIASKVKNPTPSTDYQIKDYGAKRECPNCQYFIDNSDVCHDWPGLPAGVKFDPSDAELVQHLAAKCGVGDSKPHAFIDDFIPTLSEDGGICYTHPEKLPGVKKDGTSVHFFHRTINAYATGQRKRRKVYKEDGSNEEQVRWHKTGRTKFVIDNGVHKGCKKIMVLYKSSKKGYKPDKSNWVMHQYHLGRDEDEKEGQYVVSKIFYQQQKHIDAIGDESLDVLAFQSSPRTPNPNPPNPPRPWKSDVADDNILQSPFEEKKVIVGAATDRLEDDMWLPGESQAADNGVDDSLLCNEILNYSSAILNGTDCKIGESSNNAAEYGIEDLETLDPYSQLPDLQISSQDSIFSWIDRMWK comes from the exons ATGGCCAG GTCTTGGCTTATTGATGGTAGAACAATTGCAAGTAAAGTGAAAAATCCAACTCCATCTACTGATTATCAAATCAAAGATTATGGAGCTAAACGTGAATGTCCAAATTGCCAATATTTTATAGACAACAGTGAT GTTTGCCACGATTGGCCAGGTCTTCCAGCTGGTGTCAAATTCGATCCTTCCGATGCAGAACTCGTACAACACTTGGCTGCAAAATGTGGTGTTGGAGATTCCAAACCTCACGCATTTATCGACGATTTCATTCCTACACTGTCTGAAGATGGAGGAATCTGCTATACCCATCCTGAAAAACTTCCTG GTGTTAAGAAAGATGGAACTAGTGTCCATTTCTTCCATAGGACTATTAATGCTTATGCTACAGGTCAAAGGAAGCGTAGGAAGGTCTATAAAGAAGATGGTTCGAATGAGGAGCAAGTTCGTTGGCATAAGACTGGCAGGACAAAGTTTGtgatagataatggagttcaCAAGGGGTGCAAGAAGATTATGGTACTTTATAAGAGTTCAAAGAAGGGATATAAGCCTGATAAATCCAATTGGGTAATGCATCAATATCATCTGGGAAGGGACGAAGATGAAAAGGAAGGCCAATATGTTGTTTCCAAGATCTTCTACCAGCAGCAGAAACATATTGATGCTATTGGTGATGAAAGTTTGGATGTTTTAGCATTTCAATCTAGTCCAAGGACTCCTAACCCGAATCCCCCTAATCCACCAAGACCCTGGAAATCGGATGTTGCAGATGACAACATATTGCAATCTCCTTTTGAG GAAAAGAAAGTAATTGTAGGAGCAGCTACTGATAGGCTTGAAGATGACATGTGGCTGCCTGGTGAATCTCAGGCTGCAGACAATGGGGTTGATGATTCTTTATTGTGCAatgaaattttaaattattcttcTGCTATTCTCAATGGCACAGATTGTAAGATTGGTGAGAGTTCAAATAATGCAGCAGAGTATGGAATAGAGGACCTTGAGACACTGGATCCCTATTCCCAGCTTCCT GATCTGCAAATTAGTTCTCAAGATAGCATTTTTAGTTGGATTGATCGAATGTGGAAATGA
- the LOC136233997 gene encoding CRM-domain containing factor CFM9, mitochondrial, with product MFAVRNCLKTLSSHLLSKPCRNSILGKDVCSKLSCIDLLQRNVDCEDGSPSFLLLNHPFNGGFSRAMSTSKGRSMRSKVERRMQKESGKTLREIRRAKKLKKKLMTEEERLIYNLKRAKKKVALLLQKLKKYELPELPAPLHDPELLTPEQSQAYKKIGFRNKNYVPVGVRGVFGGVVQNMHMHWKFHETVQVCCDNFPKEKIKEMATMLARLSGGIVINIHNVKTVIMFRGRNYRQPKNLIPLNTLTKRKALFKARFEQALESQKLNIKKFEQQLRRMGVNPEDPVAMASIQRVASTFFNAIDKKEGTPYVYQWDKQPVLEPDCNLEHPEPNDDSDQEELDRFIAEIEEAADKDWAEEEAAEQEEFGKIRYWNKEDFGGRVRRSEMYRNDVSDGENRGTRRRRDVHEKERSNARYYKSDVSEGGDQWDSDDVGNNLESDADEVHSRGIHRKHDQFGKDYNRVVLRRNAVTKFGREVDENDSGLDVDKAMWESNSEEEHVSRSSRPGRNQHSHSKVDKSEDMLSDLDNTMWELNSEEEPDLRESSAEVRSSGNKENNMRGSIPREDSEWDPEDRMWELESEEDLGVDSKGEKEVYYQKHKANEKHKTSKELDENWDSD from the exons ATGTTTGCAGTGAGGAACTGTCTTAAGACACTCTCTTCTCATCTCCTATCCAAACCTTGCAG AAATTCTATTTTAGGTAAGGATGTCTGCTCAAAACTCTCTTGTATCGACCTGTTGCAACGAAATGTCGATTGTGAAGATGGTAGTCCTTCATTTTTATTGTTGAACCACCCTTTCAATGGTGGATTCAGTCGTGCGATGTCTACTTCAAAAGGTAGGAGCATGAGAAGTAAGGTCGAGAGACGGATGCAAAAAGAGTCTGGTAAAACTCTTAGAGAGATTAGGAGagcaaaaaaattgaagaagaagttgatgaCGGAGGAGGAGAGGCTCATTTACAATCTCAAAAGA GCTAAGAAGAAAGTTGCACTGCTCCTACAAAAGCTCAAGAAATATGAGCTACCAGAGCTGCCAGCTCCTTTGCATGACCCAGAGCTGCTGACTCCAGAGCAGTCCCAGGCATATAAGAAGATTGGCTTTAGAAATAAGAACTATGTTCCTGTTGGTGTTCGTGGAGTCTTTGGAGGTGTTGTCCAGAATATGCATATGCACTGGAAGTTTCATGAGACTGTGCAAGTATGCTGTGACAACTTCCCCaaagaaaaaataaaggaaatggCCACCATGCTTGCAAGACTGAGTGGGGGCATTGTAATAAATATTCATAATGTGAAAACGGTTATCATGTTCCGAGGCAGGAACTATCGTCAACCAAAAAATTTGATACCCCTTAACACCCTCACAAAAAGGAAG GCTCTATTTAAAGCAAGATTTGAGCAAGCTCTTGAATCTCAGAAGTTAAACATTAAGAAATTTGAACAGCAGCTCCGTAGAATGGGTGTAAACCCTGAGGATCCAGTTGCTATGGCTAGCATCCAGAGGGTTGCTTCCACATTCTTCAATGCTATTGACAAGAAGGAAGGAACTCCTTATGTCTACCAATGGGACAAACAGCCTGTACTAGAGCCCGATTGTAATTTGGAACATCCAGAACCTAATGATGATAGTGACCAGGAAGAACTGGACAGGTTTATAGCTGAAATAGAAGAGGCTGCAGACAAAGACTgggctgaagaagaagctgcGGAGCAAGAAGAATTTGGTAAGATTAGGTATTGGAACAAAGAGGATTTTGGTGGAAGGGTTAGAAGATCGGAAATGTATAGGAATGATGTTTCTGATGGGGAGAACAGAGGAACCAGACGGCGGCGAGATGTGCATGAGAAAGAAAGGAGCAATGCTAGATATTATAAGAGTGACGTGTCTGAGGGGGGTGACCAGTGGGATTCTGATGATGTTGGGAATAATCTAGAGAGTGATGCTGATGAAGTTCACTCTAGAGGCATACACAGGAAACACGATCAGTTTGGTAAGGACTATAACAGAGTGGTGCTCAGAAGAAATGCTGTCACTAAATTTGGTCGGGAGGTGGATGAAAACGATTCTGGATTGGATGTTGACAAAGCAATGTGGGAATCAAATTCTGAGGAAGAACATGTGTCCAGATCATCAAGACCAGGCAGAAATCAGCATTCCCATAGCAAAGTAGATAAATCAGAAGATATGTTGAGTGATCTAGACAACACAATGTGGGAATTGAATTCGGAGGAAGAACCTGACTTGAGAGAATCAAGTGCAGAAGTGAGGAGCAGCGGTaacaaagaaaataatatgaggggaagtatacctagagaagaTTCTGAGTGGGATCCAGAAGATAGAATGTGGGAATTAGAGAGTGAAGAAGATTTGGGAGTAGACAGCAAAGGTGAAAAGGAGGTTTACTACCAGAAGCACAAAGCGAATGAAAAGCATAAGACAAGCAAGGAGTTGGATGAGAATTGGGATAGTGATTAA